The following are encoded together in the Bradysia coprophila strain Holo2 unplaced genomic scaffold, BU_Bcop_v1 contig_94, whole genome shotgun sequence genome:
- the LOC119084871 gene encoding F-box only protein 22-like isoform X1 has protein sequence MSAKQAKRKKLFGNLQSSDNGTKNDHTADDTNEIAGNSFAINGTDFESLFSIQIVMDKIMSYLTYKDVYKLSLSCRALRELSILELERRKNGLASKCLLYRLNNITEPFLQHPKSGARAAVHLGIHVAQQKFCELINQLHFRPKIAFLLTGNVKSREHQMWSRWFKRKLPHDCTVLNVLSKTAICGSIDNHVYEVHHNKFDGNCGLAYILLGTQRGNRSIHVFKSLKELVTLTDADARRKDPVKCILYFSRSHSRAQLSKILSVCKERNHNNCVAFGGLVMDSLASFDDDAYTSQIQCAGLVFSGADSEVMAASTIIEDMTDEQIRNSMISFRDSIPFDITDPTKNTICFLLSCIEHSPHVNYSSEYTASESDIFHTIFPSNIRVFGFSGHGEFGQVSGLSEEQKKVAYQFSCVIVLVQFPIR, from the exons ATGAGCGCAAAGCAAGCTAAACGAAAAAAGCTTTTTGGCAATCTCCAATCGTCTGATAATGGAACCAAAAATGATCATACTGCAGATGATACCAACGAAATAGCTGGAAATAGTTT tgcGATCAACGGAACTGACTTTGAATCATTGTTTTCCATTCAGATCGTTATGGACAAGATTATGAgctatcttacttacaaagaTGTCTACAAACTGTCACTAAGTTGTCGAGCATTAAGAGAACTATCGATCCTCGAATTGGAGCGTCGAAAGAATGGCTTGGCATCGAAATGTTTACTGTACCGATTGAATAACATTACAGAACCCTTTCTTCAACATCCTAAAAGTGGTGCAAGAGCCGCAGTACACTTGGGAATTCATGTGGCTCAACAAAAGTTTTGCGAATTAATTAATCAATTGCACTTTCGTCCGAAAATTGCTTTTCTATTGACTGGTAATGTAAAAAGTCGTGAGCACCAAATGTGGTCGAGATGGTTCAAAAGGAAGTTGCCGCATGATTGTACCGTCTTGAATGTTCTATCCAAAACAGCCATTTGTGGCTCAATCGATAACCATGTGTATGAGGTCCATCACAATAAATTTGATGGTAATTGCGGACTAGCATATATCTTGCTCGGCACACAGCGCGGCAACCGTAGTATACACGTATTCAAAAGTTTGAAAGAACTCGTGACGCTGACGGATGCCGACGCTAGACGCAAAGATCcagtaaaatgcattttgTACTTTTCTCGATCGCACTCCCGCGCCCAATTATCCAAAATTCTTTCTGTGTGCAAGGAAAGAAACCACAACAACTGCGTTGCATTCGGTGGGCTCGTAATGGATTCGTTAGCTTCATTTGACGATGATGCATACACATCTCAAATTCAGTGTGCCGGCTTGGTGTTTAGTGGGGCAGATTCGGAAGTAATGGCCGCCAGCACCATCATCGAGGATATGACCGATGAGCAGATTCGAAATTCGATGATCAGTTTTCGTGACTCCATTCCATTCGACATAACCGATCCGACAAAGAACacgatttgttttcttttatcgTGCATTGAACATTCGCCGCACGTAAATTACAGCTCTGAGTACACGGCGTCGGAGAGTGATATTTTCCATACAATATTTCCGAGCAACATCCGAGTATTTGGATTTTCCGGACATGGTGAATTCGGACAAGTATCTGGTCTTTCGGAAGAGCAGAAGAAAGTCGCTTATCAATTTTCTTGTGTAATTGTTCTAGTACAGTTTCCGATCAGATAA
- the LOC119084871 gene encoding F-box only protein 22-like isoform X2: MIVMDKIMSYLTYKDVYKLSLSCRALRELSILELERRKNGLASKCLLYRLNNITEPFLQHPKSGARAAVHLGIHVAQQKFCELINQLHFRPKIAFLLTGNVKSREHQMWSRWFKRKLPHDCTVLNVLSKTAICGSIDNHVYEVHHNKFDGNCGLAYILLGTQRGNRSIHVFKSLKELVTLTDADARRKDPVKCILYFSRSHSRAQLSKILSVCKERNHNNCVAFGGLVMDSLASFDDDAYTSQIQCAGLVFSGADSEVMAASTIIEDMTDEQIRNSMISFRDSIPFDITDPTKNTICFLLSCIEHSPHVNYSSEYTASESDIFHTIFPSNIRVFGFSGHGEFGQVSGLSEEQKKVAYQFSCVIVLVQFPIR, encoded by the exons ATG ATCGTTATGGACAAGATTATGAgctatcttacttacaaagaTGTCTACAAACTGTCACTAAGTTGTCGAGCATTAAGAGAACTATCGATCCTCGAATTGGAGCGTCGAAAGAATGGCTTGGCATCGAAATGTTTACTGTACCGATTGAATAACATTACAGAACCCTTTCTTCAACATCCTAAAAGTGGTGCAAGAGCCGCAGTACACTTGGGAATTCATGTGGCTCAACAAAAGTTTTGCGAATTAATTAATCAATTGCACTTTCGTCCGAAAATTGCTTTTCTATTGACTGGTAATGTAAAAAGTCGTGAGCACCAAATGTGGTCGAGATGGTTCAAAAGGAAGTTGCCGCATGATTGTACCGTCTTGAATGTTCTATCCAAAACAGCCATTTGTGGCTCAATCGATAACCATGTGTATGAGGTCCATCACAATAAATTTGATGGTAATTGCGGACTAGCATATATCTTGCTCGGCACACAGCGCGGCAACCGTAGTATACACGTATTCAAAAGTTTGAAAGAACTCGTGACGCTGACGGATGCCGACGCTAGACGCAAAGATCcagtaaaatgcattttgTACTTTTCTCGATCGCACTCCCGCGCCCAATTATCCAAAATTCTTTCTGTGTGCAAGGAAAGAAACCACAACAACTGCGTTGCATTCGGTGGGCTCGTAATGGATTCGTTAGCTTCATTTGACGATGATGCATACACATCTCAAATTCAGTGTGCCGGCTTGGTGTTTAGTGGGGCAGATTCGGAAGTAATGGCCGCCAGCACCATCATCGAGGATATGACCGATGAGCAGATTCGAAATTCGATGATCAGTTTTCGTGACTCCATTCCATTCGACATAACCGATCCGACAAAGAACacgatttgttttcttttatcgTGCATTGAACATTCGCCGCACGTAAATTACAGCTCTGAGTACACGGCGTCGGAGAGTGATATTTTCCATACAATATTTCCGAGCAACATCCGAGTATTTGGATTTTCCGGACATGGTGAATTCGGACAAGTATCTGGTCTTTCGGAAGAGCAGAAGAAAGTCGCTTATCAATTTTCTTGTGTAATTGTTCTAGTACAGTTTCCGATCAGATAA
- the LOC119084839 gene encoding origin recognition complex subunit 1, whose product MPRKVTDDSNFVTWIGEKIENDNGVDCYRKCIVNEFVLTIGDFVYVSNPDQPNAKQLEIVKITHLYEVLDPLAFDYKYQAVVESYRRPQSLSDDLANDVQDLDSSREVIYAPVDIPFSLPLNSVRGYCKVMFSVPSQSVADAMTSLNIRNKRHVYICRYKIVKRNGILSLVAIDDQHAETPSKLTVSPIKIVNQNSIQKVSKLCEQEIENVSASDSELDDTTSTKAYKSPASHNISFGARRNLNSSLNDAGADMMGSIVVTPHRKKDELKMTIKVTRKEDVSKRNSSNTPLKAIQYNNNELDNLSKRQSATKRRLQSGSPKSLSYTPTKTPKRIGDQYGTPNQENQLTGTPKSILKPFTIRLSRTIASPRRSISFALNSRDTVTSPTTGENVIASPSPKKSPLRRSKRRSSIHQTNLAESPLDTSFMWLEDSNFGTPEKQPLKTPKSASKAIKQTPTRTPKMTPKKSQNRNAQSSRSLDLNDHDESPRSIDESLDDTMETPPKRTRKTPKKTPSKTPSKTPKRTPSTRISAVEPVIGERKNPIRRDRSDVQLAKESLHVSAVPKTLPCRENEFRDAYKFIEGKILDESGGCMYVSGVPGTGKTATITEVIRTLQLQAKQKKIPQFEFIEINGMRLTEPRQAYVQIYQQLTGTKVTSEQAHSLLDKRFTTPNLHRKTTVLLVDELDILCNRRQDVIYNLLDWPARKAARLVVVTIANTMDLPERLLMGRVTSRLGLTRLTFQPYTHKQLQEVVQARLTGTNIFENDAVQLVARKVASISGDCRRALDICRRATEIAETDCSGKRVMVSMLHVQKAFNEMITNPKVLAIKGCSKYEKLFLQAVEAEVIRTGVDETVLCQVYQQLESICALNGASVPEPGIALRLSCRLGSSRLLICEHSNASIHQKIMLNVTSDDIYYALHVNTE is encoded by the exons ATGCCGCGAAAAGTAACTGATGATAGCAATTTTGTGACCTGGATTggtgaaaaaattgagaacgATAATGGTGTTGATTGCTACAG AAAATGCATTGTAAATGAGTTCGTGTTGACGATCGGTGACTTTGTGTATGTTTCCAATCCCGACCAACCGAATGCAAAGCAGCTGGAAATCGTCAAAATTACACATTTATACGAAGTCCTCGATCCATTAGCTTTTGACTACAAATATCAGGCTGTTGTCGAGTCGTACAGACG GCCACAATCGCTATCCGATGATCTGGCGAACGACGTGCAGGATCTAGATTCCAGTCGTGAAGTTATATATGCCCCGGTCGATATTCCATTCTCGTTGCCATTAAATTCGGTGCGTGGTTATTGCAAAGTTATGTTTTCGGTACCGAGCCAGAGCGTAGCAGATGCGATGACCAGTTTGAATATACGAAACAAGCGACACGTTTACATATGCCGCTACAAAATTGTGAAGCGAAACGGGATACTGTCGCTGGTCGCCATTGACGATCAACATGCTGAAACACCGTCAAAGTTGACCGTTTCACCAATTAAAATTGTCAACCAAAATTCCATCCAAAAAGTGTCGAAGCTGTGTGAAcaggaaattgaaaatgtttccgCATCCGATTCAGAGCTGGATGACACGACGTCGACTAAGGCGTACAAATCGCCAGCGAGTCATAACATTTCGTTCGGAGCGagacgaaatttgaattctaGTCTGAATGATGCTGGCGCTGACATGATGGGATCGATTGTGGTGACCCCACATCGGAAGAAAGATGAGCTGAAGATGACGATTAAGGTTACGCGAAAGGAAGATGTGTCGAAGAGAAACTCATCCAATACCCCGCTTAAAGCCATCCagtacaacaacaacgaacTGGACAATTTATCGAAGAGACAATCAGCAACAAAGCGTCGATTACAATCTGGATCGCCGAAATCCCTTTCGTATACACCGACCAAAACACCGAAACGAATTGGGGATCAGTACGGAACGCCGAATCAAGAGAACCAGCTAACTGGCACGCCGAAAAGCATTTTGAAACCGTTTACCATTCGTCTTAGTCGCA CAATCGCGAGTCCTCGACGAAGCATATCATTTGCATTAAATTCGCGAGACACCGTTACATCGCCCACTACAGGAGAAAATGTTATTGCATCACCATCTCCCAAAAAATCTCCGCTGAGACGATCCAAGAGACGTTCGTCTATTCACCAGACAAACCTTGCCGAATCCCCACTCGACACCAGTTTTATGTGGCTTGAAGACTCAAATTTTGGAACGCCTGAAAAACAGCCACTAAAAACGCCGAAAAGTGCTAGCAAGGCGATTAAGCAGACGCCGACGAGAACACCGAAAATGACCcccaaaaaatcacaaaatcgaAACGCACAATCCAGTAGATCCCTCGACCTCAATGACCACGACGAGTCACCAAGATCGATTGACGAATCGCTGGATGACACAATGGAAACTCCACCGAAAAGAACGCGTAAAACGCCGAAAAAGACGCCGAGCAAAACTCCCAGTAAGACACCAAAACGTACGCCATCGACACGGATCAGTGCAGTGGAACCAGTTATTGGTGAGCGAAAAAATCCGATTCGTAGAGATCGGTCTGACGTTCAGCTGGCGAAGGAATCACTGCATGTGTCAGCCGTACCGAAAACTCTACCGTGCCGCGAAAATGAATTCCGTGACGCGTACAAATTCATCGAGGGCAAAATTTTGGACGAAAGCGGTGG ttgCATGTACGTCAGCGGCGTGCCTGGAACGGGAAAAACAGCAACCATCACCGAGGTTATCAGAACATTACAACTCCAGGCGAAGCAGAAGAAAATCCCCCAGTTCGAGTTCATCGAAATCAACGGAATGCGACTGACCGAGCCAAGACAAGCGTACGTACAGATCTATCAACAATTGACTGGAACGAAAGTGACCAGCGAACAGGCACATTCGTTGCTCGACAAACGGTTTACCACTCCGAACTTGCATCGTAAAACCACCGTTCTGTTGGTAGACGAGCTGGACATACTGTGCAATCGACGGCAAGATGTCATCTACAATTTGTTGGATTGGCCGGCGAGAAAAGCTGCTCGATTGGTCGTCGTAACGATTGCCAATACGATGGATCTACCGGAACGGTTACTGATGGGACGTGTAACGTCACGACTGGGCTTGACTCGGCTCACCTTCCAACCGTACACACACAAACAGTTACAAGAAGTTGTGCAGGCACGATTGACCGGTACGAACATTTTCGAGAACGATGCAGTTCAATTGGTTGCCAG AAAAGTTGCGTCGATATCAGGTGATTGTAGACGTGCACTGGACATTTGTCGTCGAGCTACAGAAATTGCAGAGACTGACTGTAGCGGGAAACGGGTCATGGTTTCAATGTTGCACGTTCAGAAGGCTTTCAATGAAATGATTACCAATCCTAAAGTGCTTGCCATCAAAGGATGTTCGAAATATGAGAAATTGTTTCTGCAGGCTGTTGAAGCAGAG GTGATACGAACCGGCGTTGATGAGACTGTACTGTGCCAGGTGTATCAGCAATTAGAGTCGATTTGTGCGCTTAATGGTGCCAGTGTACCTGAGCCAG GAATTGCTTTACGGTTGTCATGTCGATTGGGCTCGTCACGACTGCTTATTTGTGAGCATTCTAACGCTTccattcatcaaaaaattatgttgaatGTTACTTCTGACGATATTTATTATGCGTTGCATGTGAACactgaatga